The Halomonas elongata DSM 2581 DNA segment CAGCGGCAGCCGGAGGATCTTGAGCAGGCTCTGGCGGGCCGAGAAGCGTCCGCGAGCGCTCAGATAGAAGCCCAGGGTGAATTCATAGAGGGTCACGCCCAGCACCCCGAACAGATACAGCGTCACACCTGCCGGCGGCAGCAGCACCAGGGCCACCGGCAGGCCGAAGTAGCCGGTGTTGCCGGTGCCGGCCGAGAAGGCCAGGACCGCGCTTTCCTCGTCGGGCAGGGCATGGCGCGCCAGGCGGTTGACCGTCAGGGCGACCAGACTGGCACAGAGGAAGAGCGCGCCGGTCACCAGCAGGTAGGCGGGAGTGGGGCCGCCCAGCACCAGGCCGCGGAAGAAGGTCAGGGGGGCGATCAGGTAGATCAGCAGGGTGGCGATGGGGCGTGGATCGACGGACAGGCGGCGGGCGGCGAGCCAGCCGAGTCCGACGAAGGCCAGAAGCGTCCATAGCGGGCCCATCAGTGTGCCGGGCTCCAGGGGCATGATCCCTCCATCCATGAGTCGAAACGGATGACTATCATGCCTGGGCGGTGCGGAGCTGTCAGCGGAGGAGGGGCTTATCGACTCACTTAGAGCCTCAGGTTATAGTTGCGCCGATTTTTATATGAAATATATCGATGGCGTCCAGCGAAACTTTCATTGGTCCCGATGTCCGGGAGTCGTCACAATGGCTGCGTCACCGATACAGACGAGGAATCACCGATGAGCGCGCAACAGTCCCCGCTGGATATCAGCTTCGAGTTCTTTCCGCCCAACACCGATGCCGGGCGCGACAAGCTGATGCGTGCCCGGGATGCGCTGGCCACACGGGATCCGCGCTTCTTTTCCGTGACCTATGGTGCCGGTGGTTCCACTCAGCATCGCACCCTGA contains these protein-coding regions:
- a CDS encoding AEC family transporter, whose translation is MPLEPGTLMGPLWTLLAFVGLGWLAARRLSVDPRPIATLLIYLIAPLTFFRGLVLGGPTPAYLLVTGALFLCASLVALTVNRLARHALPDEESAVLAFSAGTGNTGYFGLPVALVLLPPAGVTLYLFGVLGVTLYEFTLGFYLSARGRFSARQSLLKILRLPLIYAFLAALAVEALGIGVPDAIMEGLEVFPPTYTLLGMMIIGMTLGRVTLRQFDWRFLGACVAVRYLLWPLLALGVVLGLQAMVGIPAEFAMALLLIGVVPMAANVVVVAMELGIAPEKGALAVLITTLAAPLLIPLYLGWMAPLVGG